The following are from one region of the Stigmatella ashevillena genome:
- a CDS encoding DUF2380 domain-containing protein, with translation MKLTALGLGCTTALLMSCAAVGGRTGLPAEANTSYRQELGPTVHRFSARESSPPAASKPGHQFITQARQALLGTINDVERPQVGLADSLRRLTHNKSLSGRANGVFTRHIDYGSNQMQWIHGALGGVTTLADAAWEVDEPDMGLALLRLTGPRLQAAMSGATLLAAWVDFLNLADAVLRQCPSYGTERLYANMNRAQRLIEPSMRALSSLEPAQVGEATVAMPALMGQLTREFHSIREGAHVASERAGQLMAAAQAVEMITLISTMKMSLPRLPPAAPATLSVGLVMGANGVMMGSQVVVTAEWIELMRRLVQAGVLSAAAVSAIVRIHAGQVMMSQAHQGLPQGVRDALGDGPEVRGMHETGKAGAGMAEPPRHHVLPDEHRKWFEQRGFTGAMDIDQFCVKLEAANHQAIHGGGNWRLGRTWAGEWNRMIMRVLRGAEAAVGRRLTRDEILNIVAENMKEYRIPMNFVSGRGR, from the coding sequence ATGAAGCTGACAGCCCTCGGGTTGGGATGTACCACCGCCTTGCTCATGAGTTGTGCGGCGGTCGGCGGGCGCACCGGATTACCAGCTGAGGCAAACACCTCCTATCGGCAAGAGCTGGGGCCTACGGTCCACAGGTTCTCTGCCAGGGAGTCTTCGCCTCCCGCAGCTTCAAAACCTGGGCATCAGTTCATCACCCAAGCCCGACAAGCGCTTCTCGGTACTATCAACGATGTGGAGCGCCCCCAGGTCGGCCTCGCTGACTCGCTCCGTCGACTCACGCATAACAAGAGCCTCAGTGGCCGGGCCAACGGCGTGTTCACCCGCCACATCGACTATGGCTCCAACCAGATGCAATGGATTCATGGCGCTCTGGGTGGCGTCACCACGCTGGCTGACGCTGCATGGGAAGTGGATGAACCGGACATGGGGCTCGCCCTCCTTCGCCTCACCGGCCCACGGCTCCAAGCAGCCATGTCCGGCGCAACCCTGCTCGCCGCGTGGGTCGACTTCCTGAACCTTGCTGACGCCGTGCTCCGGCAGTGCCCCTCTTACGGCACCGAGCGGCTGTACGCGAACATGAACCGCGCACAGCGGTTGATCGAGCCCTCCATGAGGGCTCTCTCCTCCCTGGAGCCAGCGCAGGTGGGGGAAGCAACCGTCGCGATGCCCGCGTTGATGGGCCAGCTCACCCGGGAGTTCCACTCCATCCGTGAAGGAGCACACGTAGCCAGCGAGCGCGCCGGTCAGCTCATGGCGGCGGCGCAGGCCGTCGAGATGATTACCCTGATATCGACGATGAAGATGTCGCTGCCACGGCTTCCTCCAGCTGCTCCCGCCACGCTCAGCGTGGGCCTGGTGATGGGCGCCAACGGCGTGATGATGGGTTCGCAGGTCGTCGTCACCGCCGAGTGGATCGAATTGATGCGTCGGCTCGTGCAGGCGGGCGTCCTCTCTGCTGCAGCCGTCAGCGCCATTGTCCGTATCCATGCCGGTCAGGTGATGATGTCGCAAGCGCACCAAGGGTTGCCGCAGGGTGTGCGCGACGCGCTGGGCGACGGCCCCGAGGTTCGCGGCATGCACGAGACCGGCAAAGCGGGGGCTGGCATGGCTGAGCCACCACGACACCACGTCCTGCCGGATGAACACCGCAAGTGGTTCGAGCAGCGCGGCTTCACTGGCGCCATGGACATCGACCAGTTCTGCGTCAAGCTGGAGGCGGCGAATCATCAGGCGATTCACGGCGGTGGTAACTGGCGTCTGGGTCGCACATGGGCCGGAGAATGGAACCGGATGATCATGCGCGTGCTGCGTGGAGCAGAGGCTGCGGTCGGCCGGAGGTTGACGCGAGACGAGATCCTGAACATCGTTGCGGAGAATATGAAGGAGTACAGAATCCCGATGAACTTCGTCTCCGGGAGAGGGCGATGA
- a CDS encoding coiled-coil domain-containing protein, which translates to MRPSPVPPLLWKALLTAVLLCSVLPAPVEAQAPAKAPTQSKSSASSKAKAKTKAKAKTKAKAKTKAKAKAEELEKRQAQEKLQAEQKALEEQKAQEQAKAREQEKALAQEKAREQEKAREQEKAKALERAREQAKAEEEARARVQARAQEQAKAKARPPEKPQSPLRIGLGLDFYTESSHLSGEQLINGARRDESFDYSSASLLSATLTLSFPAPIASQRTRIGAGLRALGNYGTGGDRQFGFGVLNQMFVSGEYGLPVAKQVEALFGLRGGLSLLIPGKELSDEIQRLRDDDVDVWNVPRLGWLLGLSVGGRWHFSTHFAARADLFGQLEKLYLFRTSQEVNGVNVDKNWSTFGLRLGLTLGIEFAL; encoded by the coding sequence ATGCGCCCCTCGCCCGTCCCCCCCCTCCTCTGGAAGGCGCTTCTCACCGCGGTGCTGCTGTGCTCCGTGCTTCCCGCGCCCGTCGAGGCGCAAGCACCGGCCAAGGCCCCCACCCAGTCCAAGTCATCCGCTTCGTCCAAGGCGAAGGCCAAGACCAAAGCGAAGGCCAAGACCAAAGCGAAGGCCAAGACCAAAGCGAAGGCCAAGGCGGAGGAACTGGAGAAACGCCAAGCGCAAGAGAAGCTCCAGGCGGAGCAGAAGGCCCTGGAGGAGCAGAAGGCCCAAGAGCAAGCCAAAGCCCGGGAGCAGGAGAAGGCCCTGGCCCAGGAGAAGGCGCGCGAGCAGGAGAAGGCCCGAGAGCAAGAGAAAGCCAAGGCGCTGGAGCGGGCCCGGGAGCAGGCCAAAGCGGAAGAGGAGGCCCGGGCGCGGGTTCAGGCCAGGGCCCAAGAGCAAGCCAAGGCCAAAGCGCGCCCCCCCGAGAAGCCCCAGTCTCCCTTGAGAATCGGTCTCGGGTTGGATTTCTACACCGAGAGTTCACACTTGTCGGGCGAGCAGCTCATCAACGGCGCACGCCGGGACGAGTCTTTTGACTACAGCAGTGCGAGCCTCCTCTCGGCCACGCTCACCCTGAGCTTCCCGGCGCCCATCGCCAGCCAACGGACGCGCATCGGGGCAGGCCTCCGCGCGCTCGGAAACTATGGCACCGGAGGAGACCGTCAGTTCGGCTTCGGCGTGCTCAATCAGATGTTCGTGAGCGGCGAGTATGGCCTCCCCGTCGCCAAGCAGGTGGAGGCCCTGTTCGGCCTGCGCGGGGGGCTGTCGCTGCTCATTCCCGGCAAGGAGCTGAGCGATGAGATCCAACGGCTCCGGGACGACGACGTGGACGTGTGGAACGTGCCGCGCCTGGGCTGGCTGCTGGGCCTCTCCGTGGGAGGGCGCTGGCACTTCAGCACCCACTTCGCCGCGCGCGCGGATCTGTTTGGACAGCTCGAAAAGCTCTACCTCTTCCGCACGAGCCAAGAGGTCAACGGCGTCAACGTCGACAAGAACTGGAGCACTTTCGGCCTGCGCCTGGGGTTGACGCTCGGCATCGAGTTCGCCCTCTGA
- a CDS encoding winged helix-turn-helix transcriptional regulator, with amino-acid sequence MEGMRRSGCPINLALEVLGDRWSLIVIRDVMFGNRRHYRELLNQSEEGIASNILAARLKHLLEAGLLSKRDDPRHRQKSIYSLTEPAIQLVPLLAQMGAWGVRHTPVSEELAIRARLLAQGGPSLWEAFMEELRAVHLGAPAPARSVLAELQAAFEKTLRVRSGVAG; translated from the coding sequence ATGGAAGGGATGCGCCGCTCAGGCTGTCCGATCAACCTGGCGCTGGAGGTGCTCGGCGACCGCTGGAGCCTGATCGTCATCCGTGACGTCATGTTTGGGAATCGGCGCCATTACCGCGAGCTGCTGAACCAGTCCGAGGAGGGCATCGCCTCCAACATCCTCGCGGCCCGGCTCAAGCACCTGCTCGAGGCCGGTCTGCTGTCCAAGCGCGACGATCCCAGGCACCGGCAGAAGTCCATCTACAGCCTCACCGAGCCCGCCATCCAACTCGTGCCGTTGCTCGCGCAGATGGGGGCCTGGGGCGTGCGGCACACGCCCGTCTCCGAGGAGTTGGCGATCCGCGCACGGTTGCTGGCGCAGGGCGGCCCCAGCCTGTGGGAGGCCTTCATGGAGGAGCTTCGGGCGGTGCATCTCGGCGCGCCCGCGCCCGCGCGCTCGGTCCTCGCCGAACTCCAGGCCGCCTTCGAGAAGACCCTGCGTGTCCGCTCCGGCGTAGCTGGCTAA
- a CDS encoding glutathione S-transferase family protein, whose product MPLKLYAHPFSSYCQKVLIALYENALPFEWRVVDNAGAMAELAALWPLKRFPVLVDEGRPVVEASIIIEHLQLYHPSPVRLIPEDAREALEVRTLDRFFDNYVSTPQQRLVSNQLRPEADRDPYGVTEARTQLEMAYGWLDGWMANREWAAGQNFSLADCAAAPFLFYADWSHPIDARFANVRAYRQRLLARPSFARAVDEARPYRPLFPLGAPDRD is encoded by the coding sequence ATGCCCCTGAAGCTCTACGCCCACCCGTTCTCGTCATACTGTCAGAAGGTGTTGATCGCGCTCTACGAGAACGCCCTGCCTTTTGAGTGGCGTGTGGTCGACAACGCCGGGGCGATGGCCGAACTCGCGGCGCTTTGGCCGCTCAAGCGCTTTCCCGTCCTGGTGGACGAGGGCCGCCCGGTGGTGGAGGCGAGCATCATCATCGAGCACCTGCAGCTGTACCACCCGAGCCCCGTGCGGCTGATTCCCGAGGACGCGCGTGAGGCGCTGGAAGTGCGCACCCTGGACCGCTTCTTCGACAACTATGTGTCGACGCCGCAGCAGAGGCTCGTCTCCAACCAACTGCGGCCCGAGGCGGATCGCGACCCTTACGGCGTGACGGAGGCCCGTACGCAGCTCGAGATGGCCTATGGCTGGCTTGACGGGTGGATGGCGAACCGCGAGTGGGCCGCTGGCCAAAACTTCAGCCTCGCGGACTGTGCCGCCGCGCCGTTCCTGTTCTACGCGGATTGGAGCCACCCCATCGACGCGCGCTTCGCCAACGTCCGGGCCTATCGCCAGAGGCTGCTGGCCCGGCCGTCGTTCGCACGTGCCGTGGACGAGGCACGTCCGTACCGTCCCCTCTTTCCGCTCGGCGCTCCGGACCGGGACTGA
- a CDS encoding S8 family serine peptidase — MHKTGLKFFAGALTGLVLAGCGTESSQPEAQAPQAAQFEMKRASSDDRELIPGRYIVVFKKETGRTLSVSDVQQQALSVAQQYGAKVSRTYAHALQGFSAQMDERQAEALRQDPRVAFIEQDAVVRISADQVNATWGLDRIDQSDLPLNSTYSYNLTGAGVNAYIIDTGIRLTHTDFQGRAVTGFDAVTPGGTANDCNGHGTHVAGTVGGATYGVAKGVNLHAVRVLDCGGSGSYEGVVAGVDWVTANHVKPAVANMSLGGGPSDALDQAIRNSIAAGVVYALAAGNDSGDACSKSPARTAEAITVGSTTNTDARSSFSNFGTCVDIFAPGSNITSTYNTSDTATSVLSGTSMASPHVAGTAALYLQGNPTASAATVGAALTGFATAGRVTSPGTGSPNLLLFSGFIQPGGDVTPPTVGLTSPTEGAEVQGTVDLKATASDDVAIKRVEFWLNGQLLGSDESAPYELAWDTLQSFNGTASVVAKAFDTSFNAASSTPVSFSVQNPGFASYDSTRKAPICANAGSACDTGSLIIGRGTKGPELNAPNTIASSCADGNSGTFHVDESLDRLRIATVDGGPLLPGKEVTISATIWAWSTFANDKLELFHTADANNPSWTHLGTLAPTKAGSQVISTTFTLPAGSLQAIRGLVRYNGTAGVSCSTGSYDDHDDLIFALGEVDAPPTAEILSPAASASVNGSVTITARATDDKKVDRVLFYVGTKYVSYKRNAGNEFSLTFNSLNFTDGTYPITVKAIDSAGQETTSAPVSVTIDN, encoded by the coding sequence GTGCACAAAACGGGTCTGAAGTTTTTCGCGGGAGCCCTGACGGGCCTTGTCCTGGCAGGCTGCGGAACCGAGTCCTCGCAACCCGAGGCGCAAGCCCCCCAGGCCGCTCAGTTCGAGATGAAGCGCGCTTCCTCTGATGACCGGGAGCTCATTCCCGGCCGCTACATCGTCGTCTTCAAGAAAGAGACGGGGCGCACCCTGTCGGTCTCGGATGTGCAACAGCAGGCGCTGAGCGTCGCCCAGCAGTATGGCGCGAAGGTCTCCCGCACCTATGCCCACGCGCTGCAAGGCTTCTCGGCGCAGATGGACGAGCGGCAGGCGGAGGCGCTGCGCCAGGATCCGCGCGTGGCCTTCATCGAGCAGGACGCGGTGGTGCGCATCTCCGCGGACCAAGTGAACGCCACCTGGGGACTGGATCGCATTGACCAGTCGGATCTGCCCCTGAACAGCACCTACAGCTACAACCTGACGGGCGCTGGGGTGAATGCCTATATCATCGACACCGGCATCCGCCTGACCCACACCGACTTCCAGGGCCGGGCGGTCACCGGCTTCGACGCGGTCACCCCGGGCGGCACGGCCAATGACTGCAATGGCCACGGCACGCACGTGGCGGGCACCGTGGGAGGCGCCACCTACGGCGTCGCCAAGGGCGTGAACCTGCACGCGGTGCGCGTGCTCGACTGCGGCGGCTCGGGCTCCTACGAGGGCGTCGTGGCGGGCGTGGACTGGGTGACGGCCAACCACGTGAAGCCGGCGGTGGCCAACATGAGCCTGGGCGGCGGACCGTCGGACGCGCTGGACCAGGCCATCCGCAACTCCATCGCGGCCGGCGTTGTCTATGCCTTGGCCGCGGGCAATGACAGCGGAGATGCGTGCAGCAAGTCGCCGGCGCGCACCGCCGAGGCCATCACCGTGGGCTCCACCACCAACACCGACGCCCGGTCGTCCTTCTCCAACTTCGGCACCTGCGTGGACATCTTCGCGCCGGGCTCGAACATCACCTCCACCTACAACACGAGCGACACCGCCACCTCCGTGCTGAGCGGCACCTCCATGGCCAGCCCGCACGTGGCCGGCACGGCGGCGCTCTACCTGCAGGGCAACCCCACGGCCTCGGCCGCGACGGTGGGCGCCGCGCTGACGGGCTTCGCCACCGCGGGCCGCGTGACGAGCCCTGGCACGGGCTCCCCCAACCTGCTGCTCTTCTCGGGCTTCATCCAGCCTGGCGGCGATGTGACGCCTCCCACGGTGGGGCTCACCTCGCCCACCGAGGGCGCCGAGGTCCAGGGCACGGTGGATCTGAAGGCCACGGCCTCGGACGACGTGGCCATCAAGCGGGTGGAGTTCTGGCTCAACGGCCAGTTGCTGGGCAGCGATGAGTCCGCGCCGTACGAGCTGGCGTGGGACACGCTCCAGAGCTTCAACGGCACGGCCTCGGTGGTGGCCAAGGCCTTTGACACCTCCTTCAATGCCGCCAGCAGCACGCCGGTGAGCTTCAGCGTGCAGAACCCTGGCTTCGCCAGCTACGACTCGACGCGCAAGGCGCCCATCTGCGCCAACGCGGGCTCCGCGTGCGACACCGGCTCACTCATCATCGGCCGTGGCACCAAGGGCCCCGAGCTCAACGCGCCGAACACGATTGCCTCCAGCTGCGCGGACGGCAACTCCGGCACGTTCCACGTCGATGAGTCGCTGGACCGGCTGCGCATCGCCACCGTGGACGGCGGCCCGCTGCTGCCCGGCAAGGAAGTGACCATCTCGGCCACCATCTGGGCCTGGTCCACCTTCGCCAATGACAAGCTGGAGCTGTTCCACACGGCGGATGCGAACAACCCCTCGTGGACGCACCTCGGCACGCTGGCGCCCACCAAGGCGGGCAGCCAGGTGATCTCCACCACCTTCACCCTGCCCGCGGGATCCCTGCAGGCCATCCGCGGCCTGGTTCGTTACAACGGCACCGCCGGGGTGAGCTGCTCCACGGGCAGCTACGATGACCACGACGACCTGATCTTCGCCCTGGGCGAGGTGGACGCGCCGCCCACCGCCGAGATCCTCTCGCCGGCCGCCAGCGCCTCGGTGAATGGCTCCGTCACCATCACGGCCCGCGCGACGGACGACAAGAAGGTGGACCGGGTGCTCTTCTACGTGGGCACCAAGTACGTCTCCTACAAGCGGAACGCGGGGAATGAGTTCTCGTTGACGTTCAACTCGCTGAACTTCACCGACGGCACCTACCCCATCACCGTCAAGGCCATCGACTCGGCGGGGCAAGAGACCACGTCGGCGCCCGTGTCCGTGACCATCGACAACTAG
- a CDS encoding NUDIX hydrolase, with product MNEDRSWQGNWKVRLYERVRERGYTSLTAFAEARPTVSLLALAEELGADDVNAVQVLSGLLAEAEQRKQVTRFERDLLVRMLSQSLPSGWPTVMDDPARFAVGKALGRWIGYTPEAHQERSEQVIAALLATPPPPGWRPLGPEDELLRTLLPDEEV from the coding sequence ATGAACGAAGATCGCTCCTGGCAGGGCAACTGGAAGGTTCGTCTGTATGAGCGAGTCCGCGAGCGCGGGTACACTTCGCTCACTGCCTTTGCCGAGGCGCGCCCTACTGTGTCGCTGCTTGCGTTAGCCGAGGAACTGGGCGCGGATGACGTCAACGCAGTGCAGGTATTGAGCGGGTTGCTGGCCGAAGCGGAGCAGCGCAAGCAGGTGACGCGCTTCGAGCGAGACCTGCTCGTGCGCATGTTGTCCCAGAGTCTCCCTAGCGGATGGCCGACCGTCATGGACGACCCAGCTCGTTTTGCCGTCGGCAAAGCGCTCGGTCGCTGGATTGGTTACACCCCCGAAGCCCATCAGGAGCGCTCCGAGCAGGTCATCGCAGCGCTTCTCGCCACGCCACCGCCGCCCGGCTGGCGCCCACTCGGTCCCGAAGACGAGTTGCTCCGCACGCTCTTGCCAGATGAGGAAGTCTGA